The nucleotide window GATCGCCGAGGTGGTCCTCGGCGAACTGGACCGGTTGCGGGGCGGCCTGCAGCTCATCGCCAGCGAAAATCTGACCTCGCCGGCGGTGCTGGCGGCGCTCGGTTCGACGCTGACCAACAAGTACGCCGAGGGTTACCCGGGCCGGCGCTACTACGGCGGCTGCGCCGAGGTGGACCGGGCCGAGGAGATCGGCATCGCCCGGGCCAAGGAGCTCTTCGGTGCCGAGCACGCCAACCTCCAGCCGCACTCCGGGGCGAGCGCCAACCTGGCCGCGTACGCCGCGCTGGTGCAGCCGGGGGACACGGTGCTGGCGATGGACCTGCCGCACGGCGGGCACCTCACCCACGGCAGCCGGGTGAACTTCTCCGGCAAGTGGTTCCACCCGGTCGGCTACCCGGTCCGGCGGGACACCGAGCAGATCGACTACGACGAGGTACGGGACCTGGCGCGGGCGCACCAACCCAAGCTGATCATCTGTGGGGCCACCGCGTACCCGCGCCTGATCGACTTCGCGCGCTTCCGGGAGATCGCCGACGAGGTCGGCGCGTACCTGATGGTGGACGCGGCGCACTTCATCGGCCTGGTCGCCGGCCGGGCGATCCCGTCCCCGGTGCCGCACGCCGACGTCGTCTGCGCCACCACTCACAAGGTGCTGCGCGGTCCGCGCGGCGGCATGATCCTGTGCCGTGAGTCGCTGGCTCAGCGGATCGACAAGGCGGTCTTCCCGTTCACCCAGGGCGGCCCGCTGATGCACGCGGTCGCCGCCAAGGCGGTCGCGCTGCGCGAGGCAGCCCAGCCGGAGTTCCAGACGTACGCCCGGCAGGTGGTCAGCAACGCCCAGGCGCTCGCCGCCGGGTTGGCCGACGAGGGGATGCGCCCGGTGTCCGGTGGCACCGACACCCACCTCGCCCTGATCGACCTGCGGGAGCTGGGGGTGACCGGCACCGAGGCCGAGCGCCGCTGCGACGCCGCGTCGATCACCCTGAACAAGAACGCCATCCCGTACGACCCGCAGCCCCCGATCGTGGCCTCCGGCATCCGGGTGGGCACGCCGAGTGTCACCACGCAGGGCATGCGCGAGGGGGAGCTGCGCCAGGTGGCGAGCCTGATCGCCCGTGCGGTGCGCACCGACCCCGGGGCTCCGGGCGGGGCTGACGAGTTGACCCGGCTCGGTGCCGAGGTGGCCGAGCTGGTCGCGACGTTCCCGGCGTACCCCCGTGGCTGAGCCCGGGGTGGTCGAGCCGGACACCGACCGGCGGTGGCGGCTGCGGCACCTGCCGGTGTTGCTCGGGGCGTCGGCGGCGCTGGCCGCGGTCGCCGCGGTGGTGGGCGGGGTGACCGGCGGCGCGACGGCAGCGCTCGGCGCGGCGGCCGGCGTGGGCGTCACAGTGCTCAGCTACACCCTCACCACTGTGGTGCTGGCCCGGGCCGACCGGATCAACCCGCAGTTGCTGCTGCCGCTGGGCCTGGGCCTGTACGTGCTGAAGTTCAGCCTGCTGGGTGTGGTGATGGTGGCGGTGGCGTCGACCGGTTGGCCCGGGTTGATCCCTCTTTGCCTCGGCATCGTCGCCGGGGTGGCAGTGTGGACTGCGGTGCACATCTGGTGGCTCACCACTGTGCATGCGCGTCGGGTGCACAGCTGACCTGGCGGTCGTCCCACCTTTCGGACGCGCGGCAATGTGTCGGCCTCCGGTCATTTTCCGACGGGCGGAAGGGGAGTAGCGTGCCCACAGACGACGGCGCCCACGAGAAGCCCACACAACCACGGTTGTGCGGGGGGTGAGGCACAGCCTCGTCTTCCCGGCTGATATCGTTCGCCCCGTCATGGCTGGTGACCAAACCCCCCGTCCCGCCGGTGAACCGGACGATTATCCGTCCGGT belongs to Micromonospora ureilytica and includes:
- the glyA gene encoding serine hydroxymethyltransferase, giving the protein METETSTFWGPDFAQLRATDPEIAEVVLGELDRLRGGLQLIASENLTSPAVLAALGSTLTNKYAEGYPGRRYYGGCAEVDRAEEIGIARAKELFGAEHANLQPHSGASANLAAYAALVQPGDTVLAMDLPHGGHLTHGSRVNFSGKWFHPVGYPVRRDTEQIDYDEVRDLARAHQPKLIICGATAYPRLIDFARFREIADEVGAYLMVDAAHFIGLVAGRAIPSPVPHADVVCATTHKVLRGPRGGMILCRESLAQRIDKAVFPFTQGGPLMHAVAAKAVALREAAQPEFQTYARQVVSNAQALAAGLADEGMRPVSGGTDTHLALIDLRELGVTGTEAERRCDAASITLNKNAIPYDPQPPIVASGIRVGTPSVTTQGMREGELRQVASLIARAVRTDPGAPGGADELTRLGAEVAELVATFPAYPRG